A region from the Vicia villosa cultivar HV-30 ecotype Madison, WI linkage group LG3, Vvil1.0, whole genome shotgun sequence genome encodes:
- the LOC131661748 gene encoding nucleobase-ascorbate transporter 6 produces the protein MAGGGAPAPKSDEPQPHPPKDQLPNISYCITSPPPWPEAILLGFQHFLVMLGTTVLIPTALVPQMGGGNAEKARVIETLLFVAGINTLVQTLFGSRLPAVIGGSYTYVATTISIILAGRFSGEPDPVEKFKKIMRAVQGALIVASTLQIVLGFSGLWRNVARFLSPLSAVPLVSLVGFGLYELGFPGVAKCVEIGLPELILLVFVSQYVPHVLHSGKNIFDRFAVLFTIVIVWIYAHLLTVGGAYNGAPPKTQSSCRTDRAGLIDAAPWIRVPYPFQWGAPTFDAGEAFAMMMASFVALVESTGAFIAVYRYASATPLPPSILSRGIGWQGVGILLSGLFGTITGSSVSVENAGLLALTRVGSRRVVQISAGFMIFFSILGKFGAVFASIPPSIIAALYCLFFAYVGAGGLSFLQFCNLNSFRTKFILGFSIFLGLSIPQYFNEYTAINGFGPVHTGGRWFNDIINVPFQSKAFVAGVVAYFLDNTLHKNESSIRKDRGKHWWDKYKSFKGDSRSEEFYSLPFNLNKYFPSV, from the exons ATGGCTGGAGGAGGAGCTCCAGCTCCTAAATCAGATGAACCACAACCTCATCCACCAAAGGATCAACTTCCCAACATTTCTTACTGCATTACTAGTCCACCTCCATGGC CTGAGGCTATACTTCTCGGTTTTCAACATTTTCTAGTGATGCTTGGCACAACTGTGCTCATTCCAACTGCTCTTGTTCCTCAGATGGGAGGTGGAAAT GCGGAGAAGGCTAGAGTTATTGAAACTCTACTTTTTGTTGCTGGTATTAATACGTTGGTGCAAACTCTCTTTGGAAGTCGACTACCTGCAGTAATTGGAGGGTCTTATACATATGTGGCTACCACAATCTCGATTATTCTAGCTGGTCGATTCAGTGGTGAACCAGATCCAGTAGAG AAATTCAAGAAGATAATGAGGGCAGTTCAGGGTGCTCTTATTGTTGCTTCAACTCTTCAGATAGTACTAGGCTTTAGTGGCCTTTGGCGTAATGTTGCAAG GTTCTTGAGTCCACTTTCAGCAGTTCCGTTAGTTTCACTTGTTGGTTTTGGGTTGTACGAGTTAGGTTTTCCTGGG GTTGCTAAATGTGTCGAAATTGGACTGCCAGAGCTTATATTGCTAGTATTTGTTTCACAG TATGTGCCCCACGTGTTACATTCGGGGAAAAATATCTTTGACCGTTTTGCCGTTTTATTTACCATTGTAATTGTGTGGATATATGCTCATCTACTCACCGTTGGAGGGGCCTATAACGGTGCTCCACCGAAAACTCAGTCATCCTGCCGCACTGATCGTGCTGGACTTATAGATGCCGCTCCTTG GATCAGAGTTCCCTACCCCTTTCAATGGGGAGCACCTACATTTGATGCAGGTGAAGCATTTGCCATGATGATGGCATCTTTTGTTGCTCTtgtagag TCTACCGGAGCTTTCATTGCCGTATATAGGTATGCAAGTGCAACGCCATTACCACCTTCTATTCTTAGTCGAGGTATCGGTTGGCAG GGAGTTGGCATTCTGTTATCAGGATTGTTTGGAACAATTACCGGATCGTCCGTGTCTGT AGAAAACGCAGGTCTTTTGGCTTTGACGCGTGTTGGCAGTAGAAGAGTTGTGCAGATATCTGCCGGATTCATGATTTTCTTTTCAATTCTCG GAAAATTCGGAGCAGTTTTCGCCTCTATCCCACCTTCAATTATTGCTGCACTGTACTGCTTATTCTTTGCTTATGTTG GTGCTGGAGGTCTTAGTTTTCTTCAGTTCTGCAACCTTAACAGTTTTAGAACAAAGTTCATATTAGGCTTCTCAATATTCTTGGGCCTGTCTATACCACAGTACTTCAACGAGTATACAGCAATCAACGGTTTCGGTCCGGTCCACACCGGCGGAAGATGG TTCAACGATATAATCAACGTTCCGTTCCAATCAAAAGCATTTGTAGCTGGTGTTGTGGCGTATTTCCTCGACAACACTTTACATAAGAACGAATCGTCTATTAGAAAGGACAGAGGAAAACATTGGTGGGACAAGTACAAGTCATTCAAGGGTGACTCAAGAAGTGAGGAGTTCTATTCACTGCCTTTTAATCTGAACAAGTATTTTCCATCTGTTTAA
- the LOC131658245 gene encoding secreted RxLR effector protein 161-like, translated as MEHCNIDITPAEPKLQLSKNEHEKDVNLTRYQRLIGSLRYLCNTRPNLDFSVEIMSKFMEILKMSHFVAVKRILRYIKGSIGCGILFPTTDKGIKYNLFSYTHSNWCKNKDDRKSTDEYIFMFRETPISWFSKKKSVVALSSCEAEYIATSLCAWQAVRLMNLLKELFSEDGEIVMLMVDNVSAINLAKNPITHERNKYIKMRLHYFRELISEGRLRLAYYRNED; from the coding sequence ATGGAACATTGTAACATTGATATTACTCCTGCTGAACCAAAGTTACAACTGTCAAAGAATGAGCACGAGAAGGATGTTAATCTAACTAGGTATCAGAGGCTGATTGGATCTTTACGGTATTTGTGCAATACGAGACCAAATTTGGATTTTAGTGTCGAAATTATGAGCAAATTCATGGAGATACTGAAGATGTCTCACTTTGTAGCAGTCAAGAGGATCCTAAGATACATCAAAGGTTCTATTGGATGTGGAATTTTGTTTCCCACAACAGACAAGGGCATAAagtataatttattttcatatacaCATTCTAACTGGTGCAAAAATAAAGATGACAGAAAATCCACGGATGAATACATCTTTATGTTTAGAGAAACACCAATCTCATGGTTTTCAAAGAAGAAATCGGTAGTGGCGCTTTCttcttgtgaggccgagtatattgcAACTTCGTTGTGTGCGTGGCAAGCTGTAAGGTTGATGAATCTATTGAAGGAACTATTCAGTGAAGATGGAGAGATTGTAATGCTCATGGTTGACAATGTTTCCGCTATAAACCTTGCTAAGAATCCCATTACACATGAGAGaaacaaatatattaaaatgAGACTTCACTACTTCAGAGAGCTTATTAGTGAAGGAAGATTGAGGTTGGCGTATTATAGAAATGAAGACTAA